CGTAACGGTCGACCGCGCGATAACCTTCGAGCCGATCGCGGCCTGAATCGCCACCTCGAACATCTGGCGCGGGATAAGCTCGCGCATCTTTTCGACAAGCGCCTTGCCGCGGTCGTAGGCAAAGTCGCGGTGCACGATGATGGAGAGCGCATCGACGGGCTCGCCCGAGACGAGGATGTCCATCTTCACCATCGGCGAGACCCACATCCCAGTTAGGTGATAGTCAAGCGAAGCGTAGCCTCGCGAGACGGACTTGAGGCGGTCGTAGAAATCCAAAACTATTTCGTTCAGCGGGAGCTCGTAGGTGATCATCACGCGCGTCTGGCTGACGTACTCGATGTTCTTCTGGCGGCCGCGCTTCTCTTCTACGAGCTTGAGGATGCCGCCGAGATACTCCTCGTTGGTGAGGATCTTCGCCTCGATCACGGGCTCTTCGACCTGCTCGATCTCACTCGGGTCGGGCCAGCGCGAGGGATTGTCGACAGTGAGAACTTTGCCGTCGGTCATGGTGACCTTGTATTGCACGCCGGGCGCGGTAATGATGAGGTCGAGGTTGTACTCGCGCTCCAGGCGCTCCTGGATGATCTCGAGATGCAGCAACCCGAGAAATCCGCAGCGGAAGCCGAAGCCGAGCGCAACGGAGGACTCAGGCTCGAAGTTGAAGCTGGAGTCGTTGAGGCGCAGCTTCTCGAGCGCGTCGCGAAGCAGCGCGTGCTCGTGGGAGTCGACGGTGTAGAGGCCGGCGAAGACCATGCTCTTGATGTCTTCGAAGCCGGGCAGCGCTTCCGCAGCGGGATTATCGACCGAGGTAATCGTGTCGCCGACCTTCGTGTCCGCGACGTTCTTGATCGTCGCAACGAAGAAGCCGACCTCGCCTGCGCTGAGCTCTTCAAGCTCGACGGGCTTCGGCGTCATCACGCCCATCGACTCCACGTCGAACGTCTTCCCGTTCGACATGATCTTGATCTTGTCGCCCTTGCGCAGCCGTCCGTTGATGATGCGCGCGAGCACGATGACTCCGCGGTACGCATCGAACCACGAGTCAAAGATGAGCGCCTGCAGCGGAGCGTCGGCGTCGCCTTTCGGCGGAGGCAGGAGGTGCACGACGGCTTCGAGAATGTCAGCAACGTTCTGTCCGGTCTTGGCCGAGACGGGAACCGCGTCATCAGCCGGCAGCCCGACGGATTTCTCGATCATCTCCTTGGTGCGCTCGATGTCGGCGCTGGGAAGGTCGATCTTGTTGATGACCGGGATGATCTCGAGACCGTGAGAGATTGCGAGGTACGCATTCGCGAGCGTCTGGGCCTCGACGCCCTGCGACGCATCGACGACGAGCAGGGCGCCCTCGCAGGAGGCCAGCGAGCGCGAGACCTCGTAGGAGAAGTCGACGTGGCCGGGCGTGTCGATCAGGTTGAGCTGATAGGTGTTGCCGTCAGATGCCGTGTACATCATGCGCACGGTGTGGGCTTTGATGGTGATGCCGCGCTCGCGCTCGAGGTCCATCGCGTCCAGAACCTGCGCCTGCATCTCGCGCGCCGTCAGCGACCCGGTCAGCTCGAGCAGCCGGTCGGAGAGCGTGGATTTGCCGTGGTCGATGTGCGCGATGATCGCGAAATTGCGGATGTACTTGGGGTCCATGCTTTGGGGCCGAGGCAAAAGCCCCGAACCTCTAGGGTAGCAGAGGAGTGAATAGTGAAGAGTGAGTAGTGAATAAGACCGCTGCCCTACAAAGCTTTTGGTTTATTCACTATTCACTCTTCACTACTCACTTCCCTAGAAGATCTGGAAGTTGACCTCAACATTCAGGTACACCGCGACGGGCTTGCCGTTCTGCATCGCGGGCTTGAACTTGTACTGCTGCACGGCCTCGACAGCCTTCTCGTCCAGTCCCATGCCCACACCGCGCAGCACGTGCACGTTCCTCGGCTTGCCGTCCGCTCCCACGATCAGCGAGACGACGACGTTGCCCGAAAACTTGGCCTTGCGGGCTTCCTCCGAGAACTCCGGATCCGGCGTGTAGATCGCAATCGGCGGCCGCACCGAGCCACCCACCTGATACACGCCGCCGCCGATATTGCCGCCCGATCCAGGCCCGATTCCGGCGCCGTCACCCGAGCCAATCCCCGTGCCGTTGCCGTTGCCCATCGAGAACCCCTTCAGGTTCGAGTTGGGCACGCCCAGGTTGGGCATCGTGTTGTCGGCGAGCTTCAAATTCGGCTGCACAATCACGCTCGGCTCAACCGCCAGCTTGGGCGGAATGGTCGGCGGCGCCTTGGGCGGAACAATCTGCGTCTGCGCCAGCTTGGGCAGATGGCCTTGGGTCACGGGGCCGAGGTCGTGCTGACCACCACCGCCGCCAATCTTCTTCGCCTGGGGCGCCACCGGCGGTGTCGGCGGAGGCTCCAGCAGCGCCGTCACCGCGTTCTTCACCGGTGCCGCTATCGGCACCTTCGCGGCTATCAGTATCGCAATGACACCGATCACGGCGGCGTGTAAACCAACCGCGGTCCAAAGCGATGCGGTGCTGCGCTTGGTAGCAATGCTTTCCGCAAAGGCGAAGGGGCGTGCGCTCCAGATTGGTTGCTCATGTTCCTGCGCGAAACGTGCCGCGAGCCGTTGCTCGAGACCTGCGGGTCCTTCGGCTGATGCGCTCTCTTCGTGCAGTACATCGCTCAGCAGCTTGTCGAATTCGAGCGTCTCGGTTTCGTTGTTACGCATCGCCTATCTCCTTTGCAATCGTCCTCAGCGCGAGGAGATTGGTTCACCTCGATGCGCCGCCCATCTTTTCTGCAACTCGGCGCGGGCCCGCATCAGCCGCGTGCGCACGGTCCCTTCAGGTACAGCCATCAGCTCGCCGATCTCGCGCGAGTTGAGCTCCTCCAACGCGGAGAGGCGAAGCGTGTCGCGCAGCTCGTCCGGAAGCCCGGCGATGAGCTCACGCAGAAGCTGCCGTTCGTCGTGCTCTGCCGCAGCGGTCTCCGGTGTCGGCCGCCAGTCGGCGAGCTGCAACTCTGCCGAATCCTCTGTGCCGGATCGCCGGGCACTGCGGCGATCGATCGCCAGCCGCCAAACGACGCTTCCGACGAAGGCCCGTTCGTTTGTCATCTGGCGCCAGCCCTCGCCGCGATACAGCTTGAGCAGCGCCTCCTGCACGCAGTCTTCGGCATCCTCGGCGTGGCGCAGAACGCTCCACGCGATGCGATAGAGGAATCGCCCGTGCTCGCTGGCAAGCCGCGTGAACGTGGCCTGCCGGTCTTCGTGTTCAATTCGCGGTGGTTGCCGCTGCA
The genomic region above belongs to Acidobacteriaceae bacterium and contains:
- a CDS encoding energy transducer TonB is translated as MRNNETETLEFDKLLSDVLHEESASAEGPAGLEQRLAARFAQEHEQPIWSARPFAFAESIATKRSTASLWTAVGLHAAVIGVIAILIAAKVPIAAPVKNAVTALLEPPPTPPVAPQAKKIGGGGGQHDLGPVTQGHLPKLAQTQIVPPKAPPTIPPKLAVEPSVIVQPNLKLADNTMPNLGVPNSNLKGFSMGNGNGTGIGSGDGAGIGPGSGGNIGGGVYQVGGSVRPPIAIYTPDPEFSEEARKAKFSGNVVVSLIVGADGKPRNVHVLRGVGMGLDEKAVEAVQQYKFKPAMQNGKPVAVYLNVEVNFQIF
- a CDS encoding sigma-70 family RNA polymerase sigma factor, translating into MQRQPPRIEHEDRQATFTRLASEHGRFLYRIAWSVLRHAEDAEDCVQEALLKLYRGEGWRQMTNERAFVGSVVWRLAIDRRSARRSGTEDSAELQLADWRPTPETAAAEHDERQLLRELIAGLPDELRDTLRLSALEELNSREIGELMAVPEGTVRTRLMRARAELQKRWAAHRGEPISSR
- the lepA gene encoding translation elongation factor 4, coding for MDPKYIRNFAIIAHIDHGKSTLSDRLLELTGSLTAREMQAQVLDAMDLERERGITIKAHTVRMMYTASDGNTYQLNLIDTPGHVDFSYEVSRSLASCEGALLVVDASQGVEAQTLANAYLAISHGLEIIPVINKIDLPSADIERTKEMIEKSVGLPADDAVPVSAKTGQNVADILEAVVHLLPPPKGDADAPLQALIFDSWFDAYRGVIVLARIINGRLRKGDKIKIMSNGKTFDVESMGVMTPKPVELEELSAGEVGFFVATIKNVADTKVGDTITSVDNPAAEALPGFEDIKSMVFAGLYTVDSHEHALLRDALEKLRLNDSSFNFEPESSVALGFGFRCGFLGLLHLEIIQERLEREYNLDLIITAPGVQYKVTMTDGKVLTVDNPSRWPDPSEIEQVEEPVIEAKILTNEEYLGGILKLVEEKRGRQKNIEYVSQTRVMITYELPLNEIVLDFYDRLKSVSRGYASLDYHLTGMWVSPMVKMDILVSGEPVDALSIIVHRDFAYDRGKALVEKMRELIPRQMFEVAIQAAIGSKVIARSTVTAIRKNVIAKCYGGDISRKRKLLEKQKEGKKRMKRIGKVDIPQEAFLAVLKVGEE